TAGATCTCGCTGTATTCGCCTTTGATTTAGGGTTCCGATTTTGGATCTCGAGGTTTTTGTTATATGACAGCTCCAATTTCGAGGTTTTGGAGGAGGAGAACTGTGAATTGAGGATAATTTGAGGGTTTTTAGTTAATAATTGCGTAGATCGTTAGGTTTAGAAGTATTATTTTCCATGGCTTCCAATCCTCCATTTCACATGATGGAGGATCAGACGGATGAAGATTTCTTTGATAAGTTAGTGGACGATGATTTCGGGCCTACCAGTTCCGACACTTTTAAAAAGCTTGCCGAGGGAAGCGATTCTGATGAAGCCAAAGCGTTTTCAAATCTGAGTATTGAGGATACAAGCGTGGATGATGGAGTTGAGGTGAAAGGCCAGAGTGAATTAGCATCCGGTGTCTATACAGAGGAAAGTAATGCATTGGATTCATCATACTCATTGGGACCCAGTGATGTCATCAAGGCAAATAATGATGTTATTGTATCTCAAGTTGCACCAGATCCTGTAGTGAGTAAAACTATTGAATCCTCGAAATCAGGCGTTAAGGAGGTAGGCTGGAGTTCATTTTATGCTGATTCTGTACCGAATGGAAATCATGGATTTGGTTCATATTCGGATTTTTTTAACGATTTGGATGATACTCCTGAGGCCTTTCCTGATTTGGATAATACTCCTCCTGAGGCTTTTCCTTCTTTGGATGATACTCGCGAGGCTTTTCCTGGGAAGGCCATTGAAAGTGAGCCTTTTCCTGGGAAGGCCATTGAAAGTGCCAATGTAGAGAACAAGGATGGTGTTGGATTGCATAATTCAGTTAGTCATGTGGAATATCAAGCTGGTGCACTAAGCTTTGAGGAATCTGTTGATGAGACTGCAAATGGGCAGGATCTGAACAGCAGCCAGTATTGGGAGAGTATGTATCCTGGGTGGAAGTATGATGCCAATACTGGGCAGTGGTATCAAGTGGATGATTTTGGTACAGCAGCATCTCTGCAGGAGAGTTTCAATGCAAATGCAGGGAATGCATTGGCCGCGGTTTCTGATGGGAAATCAGAACTGAATTATTTGCAGCAGACTTCACAATCTTTGGTGGGAACTGTGGCTGAGACTAGCACATCTCAGAGTGTATCTACTTGGAATCAGGTACCTCAGGAGACTGATAATGGTTACCCTGAACATATGATTTTTGATCCTCAATATCCTGGCTGGTATTATGATACAATTGCGCAAGAATGGCGCTCCCTGGAAAGTTATACATCATCTACTCAATCAACAACTATTCAAAATAATGATCAACAGAAGCAAAATGAATTTGCTATTAATGATGCATATTCACAACATAATAACAGCGTTTATGGTGGACATGAGCAAGCTGACAAGCATGGATCACAAGTCTATGATAGCCAGGGTCAGCATGGTATGTGGGGTGAGACTTATAGTAACTACAATCAGCAAAATTTGTGGCAACCTGACAGTGTTGCTAGGAGTGATACTGCATCAAATTTTGTTGTGAACCAGCAATCACAGAATTCTTATGTTTCAAATCTGTCCATGACCAATCATGTGGATCAGCAGAAATCTTATAATTCTCTGGGCACAGTTCCATCATATGACAAAATGAGTCAGGGTCATGTGGAGGCTAATGGTTTTATGCCTAATGGGAGTTTCGTTCAGCAGTTTAATCAGGGAAATGTAAAGCAGAATGAACAAATGAACGTGTTGAATGATTTTTATGGCAGTCAAAAACAAGTAAATGTTGCCCAGCAATCATATCAGAGCAGCCAGCAGTTTAATTATGCACCCAACACAGGGAGATCATCGGCTGGCCGTCCTCCACATGCATTAGTTACATTTGGATTTGGTGGGAAGCTCATAGTAATGAAAGATACCAGTTCAAGTTCTCTTGGAAACTCATCATTTGGTCAGGTGAGGCCACTGAAATAATCTTTTTGGTAATTTTCATTCCCCTTTATGATGCATATGGTTGCAAGAATATACAGAGAATATAAGTTCTTGAAAAGTTGATATTTGTGCTGATATCTTgagggaaaagaaaaaaaaaaggcagTCATTTTACTGATTCTTTTGAACAATCTAAAAGCTTAattgtgatattttttttttgttattttataataaaGGAACTTCCAAGTGGCTCAATATCTGTTCTGAATATGCTGGAGATTCTCTCGGGCAGTACCAACAATGTTCAAAGTGTTGGAGGAAGTAAAGAGTTACACAGTTATTTTCATGCTCTTTGCCAAGAGACCTTTCCAGGTCCATTGATGGGAGGGAATGTTGGAAGTAAAGAGTTACACAAGTGGATAGATGAGAGGATTTCCAATTGTGAATCATGTGACATGGATTATAGAAAAGCTGAAGTACTCAAATTGCTACTCTCTTTACTTAAAATAGCATGCCAACATTATGGAAAACTTCGATCTCCTTTTGGCACTGATGCTTTGTCGAAGGTAAATCACTATGTTCTTTTTCAGTAACTGCCAttggaaattgattttgattgcATTTATTGACTACCAGGTACCAATGTCTATTTCAGAACATTCCTACTTAGGCAAAGGCTATATTTTATGAAGTGGGAAAAATGTTGTTTacgtttttatattttgtaagtGCTTTTCATGTTACCTTGCTGATGTGCATAATAAGTGGCCAACTTCCAGGTTCATAAGAGTTCACGTATCTTCTTAACGTAGAAGTTGTTTGGTAGTAGTACAACAAGCTGTTATGCTCCATTCTACTGCAAGGTGTTGAAAGAAATACTTCTTGACACTATTTTCAACTTCATTAGGTTCTTGTTTAGAAATATAGGtggatttttgttttaaaaaatattaattatttccttAATTGTTGCATTGTTTGGTATCAATTAAGGAAAATACATGTGGACCAAAAAATGACTATAGACAAAATAATGAGATATGTATGGATGTCCAAGTACATTTGATTCCCTTTCTACACCAAACACAACCTGAACATCTAAGATTCTTTCACTTGTAGAGATCGTTTGGAAGGGGGAGTATattttaagagagagagagaggggtaaGCTCCATCCTTCTTATCTAAATCGGAAAGATGCTTATGTCTCATATAGGGTGTAAGGATAATGCAGTGAAGTATTGGAAATTTAGAATTATAACAGTTGAAAGTTGGAATTAGTTTTTTATTCTTATAGCTTCAAAATTTAACCTCACTTCCTTTCATTCCTGTCCAATATTCCATCACATTAGAGCTTCTTTCTTCTGTCCCGAACAAGAAGAGGAAAAAAATTTGTATTAGCCTTTTTCCATCCCTATACTTTATTAACGTTTTTCCTTGCCCAATGTGTATATAAACCTTCCGTCTTTATATGATGTTTATCTAGGAAAAGATGAGGTGCATTGTAATAAACACATTCAAGTTACAAGTACAAGAAGATTAAATGACCTTTAAAGTAGACCTGGCTGAAGAACACTTAAAGAGCATATGGTAGGGTATTGAAGCCCTGAAGTAGAAAGGAGGAGGTTGTTCCATGCAAAAAAGAAAGGGAATCTGACCTTTGTTTTGCCTAAGGCGATAGTGCAGTCTCCTTCAGTATATTTATGTGAAGCATTTTGTTACTATCTCTAGTGATAACTAGTAAcacttcatttatttatttatttattttttcttttgaatgAATATAAATTGCTTAGCTTCATCTATACATGTCATCCATTTTTTTTCCAATACGATATCATATTAGGAAAAGCTGgatgtaaatataatttatttcttGTCGTGTTGTTATTTTTACTAGGAGAGTGATGCTCCAGAATCAGCAGTTGCAAAGCTTTTTGCGTCTGCCAATAGGAATGGCACACAGTTCACGGACTACAGTGCTTTAAGCCAATGCTTGCAGGGTTTGCCATCTGAAGGACAAATTCGGGTATCAATGTCATGCACTTTGCTGTCTTGAAATATCATCCTACAaggttctaattttttttttctgttgtaTTTTAGGCAACAGCGTCTGAGGTACAAAAACTTCTGGTTTCTGGTAGAAAGAGAGAGGCTTTACAATGTGCCCAAGAAGGCCAGTTGTGGGGACCTGCACTTGTGCTTGCAACACAGCTTGGTGATCAGGTTTTTACCTGTTGCACTTTACTGGCTTTGATTTATTCGGTTGCTACATGTTTAAGGAACACTTACAGATATTTGCTGCTGTGTGTGTGTGTTCGCATTTGTCTGTTGGGTGTGCTGGTGGGATAAATGGCAGTTCTATGTTGATACTGTCAAGCAAATGGCACTTCGCCAGCTGGTGGCAGGATCTCCCTTGCGGACATTATGCCTGCTAATTGCAGGGCAACCAGCAGATGTGTTTTCTACTGAGACCCCGATTACTAGTGGCCCTACTAGTGCTATGTCTCAGCAGCCAATCCAGGTGATATTTTATGCCTGTATCTTTTTACTATATACTGTATTAAGCATTTACTATCTGTACTATGCTTTGGATTTTGACATGAAAAGTAAACTGTTTTTGGCATTATATAATTGAGTTGGAAGTGTTCTGCTATAAAGAACAAAATTTCCTATTAGAATCAAAAGGGATAGGGCTTGTTTTTTGGAGTTATACTGATAAATTCTGCTGATCTGCCACCATTTATATCCAAGTTCCTGTACAAAAGCTGTATATAGTCAtctttaattcaattgaaagTGTTTTAAGAACTTGTGTACCTTGATACAGCTGTGATTTTTCTTTGACTTCACAATTAGTTTTCCATGTAAAAGCGTCTGCCCGCTGTAAGAAAAAACATATATGGTTGTCTTTGAATATATGTAGAATTAATTATGAATATTTGACAATGAAATGCAGTTTGGGGCAAATTGCATGCTTGATGATTGGGAGGAAAATTTGGCTGTAATAACTGCAAACAGAACAAAAGATGATGAGCTTGTGATTATACATCTTGGAGATTGCTTATGGAAGGAAAGAAGTGAGGTATTTATcttcttttcttatttatttgcCAGCTTCTATCCACAATTTCTCACTGAACCTCTCTCGGATTTAATTCAGATTGCTGCTGCACACATCTGCTATTTAGTGGCAGAAGCCAATTTTGAATCATATTCAGACAGTGCCAGACTCTGTCTTATCGGAGCTGATCACTGGAAGCATCCTCGAACTTATGTTAGTCCAGAAGCTATTCAGGTGATTCTTGGGCCTTGTTTAGATTGGGAAAGATAAACCTATTTTCCTGAAAACTTTTCCAAAAAAATTGGAAAGCAGTAACTATTGACACTTAACAAATTTTCCAAACGAAAAATTGGAGAACAGTTTCCtttgtttttcaaattttggtTGGAATCAgcgtcattttttttaaatgtattttAACTTCTTTTTTGTTTTAACATCATATTATTTAATAGTAAACAAAAGACTTTATAACATCATATTCTTgagattattttaattttaatcttaCTCATTTATTACTTATAATCCATAAATTTTGTATGAATACATAGTTAATTTCTCACAAGTACTAggattatcattaaattattttataaaaaatctatttctttttctttagttaattctatatttatgctatattGTATTTTGTCAACATGTAGATACCAAGTTTAACTGCaaaacattattattttttatttaatcacTTCCACATCTAATTTTGTTTGTTCTTCTGATTCATTGAAATTGTTTCATTCagcattttttaaataatttatattcaatccttgtattttatttatttctagaGCTAATCACACTTTTCAAATTTTATACATAAAGAAGATAGAGCATAGGCATATTGTATAGTAAAAATGGATTAAAATCTCTTAAAAAGAATGGTACAGTTGGAGAAGTCATTGCAGATCAATTATTAATTCTAGTATTTTTGTTCAGTTTTACATTTATGTTAGTTTTTAATACTCtttaacttaaatttgaaattaatttgatCGCTTTGTTGAATTGAAAGTTATTGATTAGCTATAACTTAATATGTTTACATTGAACTAAATTAACTGTGCaacttttataaaattgatctCATATActaaataattcaaaaataaaataaaataataataatcaattCAATATTTAAAAAACTTGGAAAAGACAAGAGAATTGGAGAAATAACACGGGAAGTGTTTTCCAAAACTAAACAACACCTTAGTTActccttattcttttttttttggttcatttGGATGAATGCATGCAAGCACATCCATATATATTGGTAATTATATCTGTTCTGTCTGTTTGTTTATGTGGTAATGGCTTCTTATAATACATTATCTTTATGCAAATTTTTGGGTTCTGACCGGGTGAATACATAAAAGGGCGGCCTGGTGCACTACGCGTCGCTTGGGGAGGGGTCCCACTACAAGGGTGTACTgtgggcaagccttccccttcCAATTTTTTAGCAaaaggccgctcctaagactcgaacccgtgcaACAACGTTTATGGTTGCGCCaagttaatatatttatatggaTCATAATTTATAGCTTTATGAATGATTGATAAAAATTCAACTGATGTGAATAAATTCATATAACTGAAATCATCAAATAAGTATATCTTTGTTAATAGTGCTTTTCTGGGAATCTTGCTAATTTTCTTTGATGGATATATGGACAGAGAACTGAGTTGTATGAATATTCAAAGGTGCTTGGAAACTCCCAGTTTATCCTGTTACCATTTCAGCCATATAAGTTGGTCTATGCATACATGCTGGCTGAAGTTGGCAAAGTTTCTGATTCCTTAAAGTAAGTGTATGGAGATTTTTGCTTTATGTAATTCTTCCTTCAGTTTTCTGAATATAGTGAGTTCAATCAGGTATTGCCAGGCAATATTAAAATCTCTTAAAACTGGCCGAGGAGCACCAGAAGTAGAAACATGGAAACAATTAGTATTATCCCTTGATGAGAGGATTAGAACCCATCAACAggttcttatttttgttttatttttatttttatttattttatatgctTCGAGTCATGCTTTCTTCACGTCCTGTTTCTTACCAACCTAAGTTAACATATATTCCCTCTTCAGGGTGGATACACAAATTTGGCTCCAGGAAAGTTAGTTGGTGCATTGCTCAACTTTTTTGATAGTACAGCACATCGTGTTGTTGGGGGGCCTCGGGGTCTACCACCACCTGTTCCATCATCATCACAAGGAAATTTGCAAGGTAGTGATCATCATCACCAACCAATGGTGGCTCGGGTATCAGCTAGTCAATCAACAATGGCAATGTCATCACTAGTGCCTTCTGAATCTGTCGAGCGGATAAGTGAATGGACAGGAGATGGCAATAGACTGAAAATGCATAGCAGAAGTGTCTCTGAGCCAGATATTGGTAGAACTCCAAGACAGGTTTGTAATATAGGCCGTAGTTAGAAAATGTCTTTTGCTAACTGCTTGATATTATTGTTTATTATCTTAATGGAATGTTTTTGAGTTCTTGCTGACTGGTGGTGGGATCAGGTTGACTCATCAAAGGAAACCTCTCCTGGTTCACATGGAAAAACATCAGGTTCAGGCACAGCGTCTCGATTTGGTCGTTTTGGGTTTGGTTCACAGCTTTTGCAAAAGACTGTTGGGTTAGTCTTACGGCCCCGTTCAGATAAACAGGTTTGTTGTTCTTTCATGTTTGATTTTTGTTGGTCTtctaatgaattttttttgtttttgtttatttatatatgtattggTTATCCTGTTAGTGATTATTGTTTGCAtttccaaaggctaaattgggCGAGAAGAACAAATTCTATTATGATGACAAGCTTAAGAGGTGGATAGAGGAAGGTGTTGATCCCCCAGCTGAAGAAGCAGCATTGCCACCCCCACCAACTACTTCAGCCTTCCAGAATGGGACGCCTGACTACAACTTGAAGTCTGCACTAAAGAATGATGGATCTCCTCCCTCTAGCGGGAGCCCAACATTTAAGAGTGCAGCTCCTTTGGACCATTCTTCAGGGATTCCACCCATTCCGACGAGTTCAAATCAATTCTCAGCTCGTGGACGGATGGGTGTACGAGCAAGGTAAATTTTCTTGACTTCTTCTTCAGAGTGTAATGAAATAGTGGAACTGAATAAAGACTGGTATGAGCAATAACTGAGAAAAAGATGATATAAGCGAACTATCTGAATTGTTGGTTTAGCAGTCATTCCATTGACTTAAAATGCTCAATTTACGAGGGTTAACTTTTCCTATGCCTtctataaattattaaaaagtaaACCCGCTTTAACCATTTTTGGTTCTCTTGTGGGAATAGCATGAATCCGATCTCCTGAATAAGCAATGCACCTAGTTTTGACATGGCCAAATTGCTGGCTCCATACCTAATATGTGGcgaaaaaatttaattattatttggaAATGTAGCCAACAGCATTGTTTCATCTGTTGATAGTGAATTAACTGTGATTCCGTTCTCTCTCTTTCTGTCCCTCTCTATCCGAACATCTCAGTGCGATGTGAGGAGGTAATTTTTAATGGATATATCTCCATGATGAGATATATCTGTATTGTGATTCGTCTGCTTGTTTGGTCTTTTTTTTGGCATTTAAATGAGTGGGGCAACTAACTTTTTTGGACAATGATATTCGATGGCATTTGGCAGGTATGTTGACACTTTCAACCAAGGTGGTGGAAGCTCGGCGAAGTTATTCCAATCACCTTCTGTTCCAGCTGTCAAACCTCCTGTTTCTGTGAATGCAAAGTTTTTTGTTCCCAGTCCTCCACCAGCGAGTGAAAATTCTATGGAAACATTTGCAGAAAATGTGCCAGAAAGTAGTGGAATTGCTGAAAATCCTTCAACATCTGCTGGTAACTCCTTTGAATCTCCCTCAAAAATGAATATGCAAAGGTTCCCCAGCATGGGTAATATTTCAAGAAACGAAAATGGAGTAAATGGCAACGCTCCTGCTCTTTCATTTTCATCTCCTTCGAGACGAACAGCCTCATGGAGTGGAAGCTTCAACAGTCCACTTAGCCCTCCACGGGCAATGGAACCATCACCTCTTGGTGAACCAATGCGCCGGGTTCCATCATCATCTTTCATGCCAGTTGATCCTTCCATGGCAAATATGCAGATGAACAGAAATACCAGCATCGGAGACGATCTTCAGGAGGTGGAACTATAGAAGAGTAGTGAGAATGTAAATACCAAGTTTTGTTCGCCGTGATTGCTTTAATACTTGGCATGACTTCACCATGCACATTTCAAAGAAAAAGGCTCAGTATATGCACACACCAGCATTGGGATTCAGAGATGAAAGCAAAAATGTGGGTTTTCACAGTATTTTCCAGTTCCCTCTCCTCCTAAGATGTAAATCGATAAAACGGTTGGCATATAATTTTACCCTATAATCTCAAGCCTAGGTTAAATCTGATTGTTGCGGGTTTTGCCACCATCTGTTGCTTGAGGAGCTGGTTTTTGTTATTTTAACTAGAAAAAGAAATACAAAGAATGCGGGCGTGGGCACTGTTGTATAGttgatttgttaatttgttGAAAACAGGAAATGTCTCTTGAGCAAGATCAAAGCAAAAAGGCCCTCACAGATCTTCTCGAGGGACAAACAAAATAGTGTACTCacttcgaaagaaaaataaaacattttgcACAATTGTATTCCCAcaacatttttattatttctaattaCTGCACAAAGATGGTATCTGTATTCTGACTTGAAACTGCTATGGATCTTTCGTCTGGTTGTAGAATGACATTGTTTCGAATCATCATCCATCCCATCGATGTCTTAGATATTatcttaatttaaattatttttagtgCTTTTATTCTTGTTTACTTAGGTATCAATATCTATCATAAATATTGGTTTTTGGT
The DNA window shown above is from Euphorbia lathyris chromosome 1, ddEupLath1.1, whole genome shotgun sequence and carries:
- the LOC136210516 gene encoding protein transport protein SEC16B homolog; protein product: MASNPPFHMMEDQTDEDFFDKLVDDDFGPTSSDTFKKLAEGSDSDEAKAFSNLSIEDTSVDDGVEVKGQSELASGVYTEESNALDSSYSLGPSDVIKANNDVIVSQVAPDPVVSKTIESSKSGVKEVGWSSFYADSVPNGNHGFGSYSDFFNDLDDTPEAFPDLDNTPPEAFPSLDDTREAFPGKAIESEPFPGKAIESANVENKDGVGLHNSVSHVEYQAGALSFEESVDETANGQDLNSSQYWESMYPGWKYDANTGQWYQVDDFGTAASLQESFNANAGNALAAVSDGKSELNYLQQTSQSLVGTVAETSTSQSVSTWNQVPQETDNGYPEHMIFDPQYPGWYYDTIAQEWRSLESYTSSTQSTTIQNNDQQKQNEFAINDAYSQHNNSVYGGHEQADKHGSQVYDSQGQHGMWGETYSNYNQQNLWQPDSVARSDTASNFVVNQQSQNSYVSNLSMTNHVDQQKSYNSLGTVPSYDKMSQGHVEANGFMPNGSFVQQFNQGNVKQNEQMNVLNDFYGSQKQVNVAQQSYQSSQQFNYAPNTGRSSAGRPPHALVTFGFGGKLIVMKDTSSSSLGNSSFGQELPSGSISVLNMLEILSGSTNNVQSVGGSKELHSYFHALCQETFPGPLMGGNVGSKELHKWIDERISNCESCDMDYRKAEVLKLLLSLLKIACQHYGKLRSPFGTDALSKESDAPESAVAKLFASANRNGTQFTDYSALSQCLQGLPSEGQIRATASEVQKLLVSGRKREALQCAQEGQLWGPALVLATQLGDQFYVDTVKQMALRQLVAGSPLRTLCLLIAGQPADVFSTETPITSGPTSAMSQQPIQFGANCMLDDWEENLAVITANRTKDDELVIIHLGDCLWKERSEIAAAHICYLVAEANFESYSDSARLCLIGADHWKHPRTYVSPEAIQRTELYEYSKVLGNSQFILLPFQPYKLVYAYMLAEVGKVSDSLKYCQAILKSLKTGRGAPEVETWKQLVLSLDERIRTHQQGGYTNLAPGKLVGALLNFFDSTAHRVVGGPRGLPPPVPSSSQGNLQGSDHHHQPMVARVSASQSTMAMSSLVPSESVERISEWTGDGNRLKMHSRSVSEPDIGRTPRQVDSSKETSPGSHGKTSGSGTASRFGRFGFGSQLLQKTVGLVLRPRSDKQAKLGEKNKFYYDDKLKRWIEEGVDPPAEEAALPPPPTTSAFQNGTPDYNLKSALKNDGSPPSSGSPTFKSAAPLDHSSGIPPIPTSSNQFSARGRMGVRARYVDTFNQGGGSSAKLFQSPSVPAVKPPVSVNAKFFVPSPPPASENSMETFAENVPESSGIAENPSTSAGNSFESPSKMNMQRFPSMGNISRNENGVNGNAPALSFSSPSRRTASWSGSFNSPLSPPRAMEPSPLGEPMRRVPSSSFMPVDPSMANMQMNRNTSIGDDLQEVEL